In Drosophila innubila isolate TH190305 chromosome 2R unlocalized genomic scaffold, UK_Dinn_1.0 1_C_2R, whole genome shotgun sequence, the following are encoded in one genomic region:
- the LOC117785081 gene encoding uncharacterized protein LOC117785081 isoform X3 produces the protein MEVNYKFTCRCCLKSEAEFFKLDSLSDSVLDDNDECSTKIPLIRLLLFCMRTENLPELPQYICVECSKSLQISYFFIQNSLRAHEILCRKLCPGKLEGTTRFNGQQLCEERQDDATVVTQKTKAPKSGLRHECKVCGAIIYNRVELKQHIRMHTEAGHACKLCKFVTFKQRQLPEHYQNVHGLTAAQIEKQLKIRRSMQAAAAATTSAATSTSAVDDNQVKVCTLEDMELLIPTVMRPEDFSQPQLDADQLRDIEQQLANSLAAGQSGSDAMPTEPTIATCGSGSSNMSIGAQFLVMPDGSLQQVNDGGVVFEYIDDSKSTSTTKTTLQSLLDDSKPDVSYNAMDIDVNHLVPNALPQITVKPPPRPGPGSIAALKHKCKLCPKAFPTVARLKSHQLTHSHLPKFYCDQCAYYSLRSADLIQHYMEEHKTFIGDNKSQLEKSSLSLTTDRSRIYSCDMCLYETLTSFQLRKHYSDKHQMQPSEVQLRPSWSNESKEKGGRSTLVSDQNQLRNSQPAISHIPLGIKYPTVSAVTTAELRATNESSATTAMQLNTAQPTTTTTAVVTPAGDINVVVDATTLFYAATAASTTVEATATTTTTPPITTDSNEFTIFPGQSFVNSMTTTTMPGETSGMLPAVNTVTVSAVAPTGNPNSSIFGDMQDFIDDTDVAAVCTIPADDMPVVDGDDIVIDNNNMNLDFDAENLFEDFEEDAEVGEEDDDDDEEDAENDDENDNNNAAADQNLFLTSDDDDVDDFDDEQSKHLQKPYCIYCNKKFTSQYKFENHMFVHRGLAPYRCELCTNLYNMKRLLIRHYKTVHKRMPTRDMVQAKGDKVLVERTAIEKLNINVEKLAPMLMCAKCPFECEQEAEMRKHLNAHHGINDGVSVHANEVFIIRKLPFECPRCIRSFAAKRTLTRHLQRSHLVDTIIEMQAPQLTTSTAATTTTSTATTTLPKNDSDVCGDNKATTMQQESNFMDTLDDDGNEKCEDSMINSDTGIETDNEDICTKPLTTTSAIGTVKTALNEDNATDTNTEEATSAEVASSTRSESSTPLTTSETADKAPTVDSTLFPPPTPFDFDLDFIGNDSHATSLKNNNDSFSVISSVRQLLNGSDKLLTAALEPSPVKDLRPRLPRTPIYVCKQCNQTFDELGKLLQHEMDQHSSGTVSARRIYQHQCNICSSSYRTVTLLNYHMKRHAPRKVQCEQCPKEFTSNSEMEEHVGSEHVESKQVKLEHVKSEQLELGNVKSEHAKKIDLKCGIDGCTKTFNYKHHLKRHQTASHTPVQYICPKCGRDMLTSLKLRHHMYIHKSTHSYKCPKCVRTYIRGNSFRRHALREHKWDPTDGEMANIYCVNETPPSMQYSIRELRSVNVENEQSD, from the exons ATGGAAGTGAATTACAAATTTACGTGCCGCTGTTGCCTGAAGTCCGAGGCGGAATTCTTCAAGCTGGACTCCCTATCAGATAGTGTCTTAGACGACAATGATGAGTGCTCCACAAAAATACCCCTTATACGCTTACTACTATTCTGTATGCGCACCGAAAACTTACCCGAGCTGCCGCAATATATTTGCGTGGAGTGCAGCAAGAGCTTGCAAATTTCCTACTTCTTCATCCAAAACAGTCTCCGGGCACATGAAATACTGTGTCGCAAACTATGCCCTGGAAAACTGGAGGGTACAACGCGTTTCAATGGCCAACAACTCTGCGAG GAGCGACAAGATGACGCGACAGTCGTCACGCAGAAGACGAAGGCTCCCAAGTCCGGATTGCGGCACGAATGCAAAGTATGTGGCGCCATTATCTATAATCGAGTGGAACTCAAGCAACACATTCGCATGCACACAG AGGCGGGACATGCGTGCAAGCTATGCAAATTTGTGACTTTTAAGCAGCGTCAACTACCAGAGCATTATCAAAACGTCCATGGATTGACGGCTGCCCAAATTGAAAAGCAACTTAAGATCAGAAGATCGATGCaagcggctgctgctgcaacaacatcagctgcGACGTCCACATCAGCTGTGGATGACAATCAGGTGAAGGTGTGCACACTGGAGGACATGGAGCTGCTGATACCCACTGTGATGAGGCCGGAGGACTTTTCGCAGCCACAACTGGATGCAGATCAACTGCGTGATATTGAGCAGCAATTGGCCAACTCGTTGGCTGCTGGCCAATCTGGGTCAGATGCTATGCCAACCGAGCCTACGATAGCGAcgtgtggcagtggcagtagCAACATGAGCATAGGTGCACAGTTTCTGGTCATGCCCGATGGCTCGTTGCAGCAAGTCAATGATGGCGGAGTTGTTTTCGAGTATATTGATGACAGCAAAAGTACCAGCACCACCAAAACAACACTGCAGAGCTTATTGGATGACTCCAAACCAGACGTGTCTTATAATGCAATGGACATTGATGTGAACCACTTGGTACCGAATGCGCTGCCACAGATCACAG TGAAACCACCGCCAAGACCAGGTCCTGGATCAATTGCCGCCCTAAAACACAAGTGTAAACTATGTCCCAAAGCCTTTCCCACGGTGGCGCGTCTTAAATCTCATCAGTTAACACACAGTC atttaccGAAATTCTATTGTGATCAGTGTGCCTACTATTCGCTACGCAGTGCCGATCTTATCCAACATTATATGGAGGAGCACAAGACTTTTATTGGTGATAACAAGAGTCAACTGGAGAAATCATCGCTGTCGCTGACGACAGATAGGAGTCGCATATATTCCTGCGACATGTGCTTATATGAGACACTGACCAGTTTCCAGCTACGAAAACACTACAGCGATAAGCACCAGATGCAGCCCAGTGAGGTGCAGTTGCGTCCCAGCTGGAGCAATGAGTCCAAAGAGAAGGGCGGCAGATCGACGCTAGTCAGTGACCAAAATCAGCTGAGAAACTCACAACCAGCCATATCACATATTCCGCTGGGTATTAAAT ATCCAACAGTCTCAGCTGTGACAACAGCTGAATTGCGAGCGACAAACGAGTCGAGTGCAACCACAGCGATGCAGCTAAATACAgcacagccaacaacaacaacaacagctgtggTCACGCCTGCTGGTGACATAAATGTGGTCGTAGATGCAACCACGTTGTTCTatgcagcaactgcagcctCAACCACTGTGGAAGCAAcagcgacgacaacaacaacgccaccAATTACAACGGATTCAAACGAGTTTACAATATTCCCAGGGCAATCTTTTGTCAACagcatgacaacaacaacgatgccGGGAGAGACAAGCGGAATGCTGCCTGCTGTTAATACTGTTActgtttctgctgttgctccCACAGGAAATCCAAACTCTAGCATCTTTGGAGATATGCAAGACTTTATTGATGACACCGATGTGGCAGCTGTATGCACCATACCCGCCGACGATATGCCAGTCGTCGATGGCGATGACATTGTTATTGATAACAATAATATGAacctcgattttgatgctgaGAATCTATTTGAAGACTTTGAAGAAGACGCTGAAGTTGGCGAGGaggatgatgacgacgatgagGAGGACGCTGAGAATGATGATGAGAATGATAACAATAATGCGGCTGCCGATCAAAATTTGTTTCTCAccagcgatgatgatgatgttgatgactTTGATGATGAGCAATCGAAGCATCTACAGAAACCATATTGCATCTATTGTAACAAAAAGTTTACCAGCCAATACAAGTTCGAGAATCATATGTTTGTACATCGCG GGTTGGCGCCATATCGCTGTGAGCTCTGCACGAATCTGTACAATATGAAACGTCTGCTTATACGGCACTACAAAACGGTGCACAAGCGTATGCCCACTCGTGACATGGTTCAGGCCAAGGGCGACAAGGTGTTAGTAGAGCGTACAGCCATCGAAAAGCTGAACATCAATGTGGAGAAGC TAGCTCCCATGCTGATGTGTGCCAAGTGTCCTTTTGAATGCGAACAGGAAGCTGAGATGCGGAAGCATCTGAATGCGCATCATGGCATCAACGATGGCG TCTCTGTGCATGCCAACGAGGTGTTTATCATTCGCA AATTGCCTTTTGAGTGTCCACGCTGCATTCGCTCATTTGCGGCCAAGCGAACGCTGACCCGTCATTTGCAACGGAGTCATTTGGTGGACACAATCATTGAGATGCAGGCGCCTCAATTGACAACCAGCacggcggcaacaacaaccacatcaaCGGCTACAACAACACTGCCAAAGAATGACAGCGATGTGTGTGGTGAcaataaagcaacaacaatgcagcaGGAGTCCAACTTCATGGATACTTTGGATGACGATGGCAATGAAAAATGCG AAGACAGTATGATAAACAGTGACACAGGAATAGAAACGGATAATGAAGATATATGCACAAAACCATTAACAACAACGTCAGCAATAGGAACAGTAAAAACAGCTTTAAACGAGGACAATGCAACTGACACAAACACAGAAGAAGCAACATCCGCTGAAGTTGCATCTTCAACAAGGTCAGAATCATCGACACCACTTACAACATCAGAAACAGCAGATAAAGCACCAACAGTGGACTCAACACTCTTTCCACCACCTACGccctttgattttgatttagaTTTCATTGGCAATGATTCACATGCCACTTCGcttaagaacaacaacgataGCTTCAGCGTTATATCAAGCGTTCGTCAACTTTTAAACGGCAGCGACAAACTACTGACAGCTGCATTGGAGCCATCGCCTGTGAAAGACCTACGTCCGAGGCTGCCCCGTACTCCTATTTATGTGTGCAAGCAGTGTAACCAGACATTCGACGAGTTGGGTAAACTGCTGCAGCACGAAATGGATCAACACTCAAGCGGGACTGTGTCGGCGCGCAGAATCTACCAACATCAATGCAACATATGCAGCAGCTCATATCGAACGGTTACGCTGCTGAATTATCACATGAAAAGGCATGCACCTCGTAAAGTTCAATGTGAACAGTGCCCCAAGGAGTTTACGTCCAATTCGGAGATGGAGGAGCATGTGGGGTCGGAGCATGTTGAGTCGAAACAAGTGAAGTTGGAACATGTAAAGTCGGAGCAGTTAGAGTTGGGTAATGTGAAATCGGAGCATGCCAAAAAAATTGACTTGAAATGCGGAATCGATGGTTGCACCAAGACATTCAATTACAAACATCATCTAAAGCGTCATCAGACAGCTTCCCATACTCCCGTTCAGTATATATGTCCCAAGTGTGGACGCGATATGTTGACCAGTCTCAAACTGAGGCATCACATGTATATCCACAAaagcacacactcatacaaGTGTCCCAAGTGTGTGCGCACTTATATAAGAGGCAACAG TTTTCGAAGACACGCTTTGCGTGAACACAAATGGGATCCGACTGATGGCGAAATGGCCAACATATATTGCGTTAATGAAACACCGCCGTCGATGCAATATTCGATACGGGAACTAAGATCGGTGAATGTTGAAAATGAACAGTCGGATTAG
- the LOC117785081 gene encoding uncharacterized protein LOC117785081 isoform X2, which produces MEVNYKFTCRCCLKSEAEFFKLDSLSDSVLDDNDECSTKIPLIRLLLFCMRTENLPELPQYICVECSKSLQISYFFIQNSLRAHEILCRKLCPGKLEGTTRFNGQQLCEERQDDATVVTQKTKAPKSGLRHECKVCGAIIYNRVELKQHIRMHTEEAGHACKLCKFVTFKQRQLPEHYQNVHGLTAAQIEKQLKIRRSMQAAAAATTSAATSTSAVDDNQVKVCTLEDMELLIPTVMRPEDFSQPQLDADQLRDIEQQLANSLAAGQSGSDAMPTEPTIATCGSGSSNMSIGAQFLVMPDGSLQQVNDGGVVFEYIDDSKSTSTTKTTLQSLLDDSKPDVSYNAMDIDVNHLVPNALPQITVKPPPRPGPGSIAALKHKCKLCPKAFPTVARLKSHQLTHSHLPKFYCDQCAYYSLRSADLIQHYMEEHKTFIGDNKSQLEKSSLSLTTDRSRIYSCDMCLYETLTSFQLRKHYSDKHQMQPSEVQLRPSWSNESKEKGGRSTLVSDQNQLRNSQPAISHIPLGIKYPTVSAVTTAELRATNESSATTAMQLNTAQPTTTTTAVVTPAGDINVVVDATTLFYAATAASTTVEATATTTTTPPITTDSNEFTIFPGQSFVNSMTTTTMPGETSGMLPAVNTVTVSAVAPTGNPNSSIFGDMQDFIDDTDVAAVCTIPADDMPVVDGDDIVIDNNNMNLDFDAENLFEDFEEDAEVGEEDDDDDEEDAENDDENDNNNAAADQNLFLTSDDDDVDDFDDEQSKHLQKPYCIYCNKKFTSQYKFENHMFVHRGLAPYRCELCTNLYNMKRLLIRHYKTVHKRMPTRDMVQAKGDKVLVERTAIEKLNINVEKPPMLMCAKCPFECEQEAEMRKHLNAHHGINDGVSVHANEVFIIRKLPFECPRCIRSFAAKRTLTRHLQRSHLVDTIIEMQAPQLTTSTAATTTTSTATTTLPKNDSDVCGDNKATTMQQESNFMDTLDDDGNEKCEDSMINSDTGIETDNEDICTKPLTTTSAIGTVKTALNEDNATDTNTEEATSAEVASSTRSESSTPLTTSETADKAPTVDSTLFPPPTPFDFDLDFIGNDSHATSLKNNNDSFSVISSVRQLLNGSDKLLTAALEPSPVKDLRPRLPRTPIYVCKQCNQTFDELGKLLQHEMDQHSSGTVSARRIYQHQCNICSSSYRTVTLLNYHMKRHAPRKVQCEQCPKEFTSNSEMEEHVGSEHVESKQVKLEHVKSEQLELGNVKSEHAKKIDLKCGIDGCTKTFNYKHHLKRHQTASHTPVQYICPKCGRDMLTSLKLRHHMYIHKSTHSYKCPKCVRTYIRGNSFRRHALREHKWDPTDGEMANIYCVNETPPSMQYSIRELRSVNVENEQSD; this is translated from the exons ATGGAAGTGAATTACAAATTTACGTGCCGCTGTTGCCTGAAGTCCGAGGCGGAATTCTTCAAGCTGGACTCCCTATCAGATAGTGTCTTAGACGACAATGATGAGTGCTCCACAAAAATACCCCTTATACGCTTACTACTATTCTGTATGCGCACCGAAAACTTACCCGAGCTGCCGCAATATATTTGCGTGGAGTGCAGCAAGAGCTTGCAAATTTCCTACTTCTTCATCCAAAACAGTCTCCGGGCACATGAAATACTGTGTCGCAAACTATGCCCTGGAAAACTGGAGGGTACAACGCGTTTCAATGGCCAACAACTCTGCGAG GAGCGACAAGATGACGCGACAGTCGTCACGCAGAAGACGAAGGCTCCCAAGTCCGGATTGCGGCACGAATGCAAAGTATGTGGCGCCATTATCTATAATCGAGTGGAACTCAAGCAACACATTCGCATGCACACAG AAGAGGCGGGACATGCGTGCAAGCTATGCAAATTTGTGACTTTTAAGCAGCGTCAACTACCAGAGCATTATCAAAACGTCCATGGATTGACGGCTGCCCAAATTGAAAAGCAACTTAAGATCAGAAGATCGATGCaagcggctgctgctgcaacaacatcagctgcGACGTCCACATCAGCTGTGGATGACAATCAGGTGAAGGTGTGCACACTGGAGGACATGGAGCTGCTGATACCCACTGTGATGAGGCCGGAGGACTTTTCGCAGCCACAACTGGATGCAGATCAACTGCGTGATATTGAGCAGCAATTGGCCAACTCGTTGGCTGCTGGCCAATCTGGGTCAGATGCTATGCCAACCGAGCCTACGATAGCGAcgtgtggcagtggcagtagCAACATGAGCATAGGTGCACAGTTTCTGGTCATGCCCGATGGCTCGTTGCAGCAAGTCAATGATGGCGGAGTTGTTTTCGAGTATATTGATGACAGCAAAAGTACCAGCACCACCAAAACAACACTGCAGAGCTTATTGGATGACTCCAAACCAGACGTGTCTTATAATGCAATGGACATTGATGTGAACCACTTGGTACCGAATGCGCTGCCACAGATCACAG TGAAACCACCGCCAAGACCAGGTCCTGGATCAATTGCCGCCCTAAAACACAAGTGTAAACTATGTCCCAAAGCCTTTCCCACGGTGGCGCGTCTTAAATCTCATCAGTTAACACACAGTC atttaccGAAATTCTATTGTGATCAGTGTGCCTACTATTCGCTACGCAGTGCCGATCTTATCCAACATTATATGGAGGAGCACAAGACTTTTATTGGTGATAACAAGAGTCAACTGGAGAAATCATCGCTGTCGCTGACGACAGATAGGAGTCGCATATATTCCTGCGACATGTGCTTATATGAGACACTGACCAGTTTCCAGCTACGAAAACACTACAGCGATAAGCACCAGATGCAGCCCAGTGAGGTGCAGTTGCGTCCCAGCTGGAGCAATGAGTCCAAAGAGAAGGGCGGCAGATCGACGCTAGTCAGTGACCAAAATCAGCTGAGAAACTCACAACCAGCCATATCACATATTCCGCTGGGTATTAAAT ATCCAACAGTCTCAGCTGTGACAACAGCTGAATTGCGAGCGACAAACGAGTCGAGTGCAACCACAGCGATGCAGCTAAATACAgcacagccaacaacaacaacaacagctgtggTCACGCCTGCTGGTGACATAAATGTGGTCGTAGATGCAACCACGTTGTTCTatgcagcaactgcagcctCAACCACTGTGGAAGCAAcagcgacgacaacaacaacgccaccAATTACAACGGATTCAAACGAGTTTACAATATTCCCAGGGCAATCTTTTGTCAACagcatgacaacaacaacgatgccGGGAGAGACAAGCGGAATGCTGCCTGCTGTTAATACTGTTActgtttctgctgttgctccCACAGGAAATCCAAACTCTAGCATCTTTGGAGATATGCAAGACTTTATTGATGACACCGATGTGGCAGCTGTATGCACCATACCCGCCGACGATATGCCAGTCGTCGATGGCGATGACATTGTTATTGATAACAATAATATGAacctcgattttgatgctgaGAATCTATTTGAAGACTTTGAAGAAGACGCTGAAGTTGGCGAGGaggatgatgacgacgatgagGAGGACGCTGAGAATGATGATGAGAATGATAACAATAATGCGGCTGCCGATCAAAATTTGTTTCTCAccagcgatgatgatgatgttgatgactTTGATGATGAGCAATCGAAGCATCTACAGAAACCATATTGCATCTATTGTAACAAAAAGTTTACCAGCCAATACAAGTTCGAGAATCATATGTTTGTACATCGCG GGTTGGCGCCATATCGCTGTGAGCTCTGCACGAATCTGTACAATATGAAACGTCTGCTTATACGGCACTACAAAACGGTGCACAAGCGTATGCCCACTCGTGACATGGTTCAGGCCAAGGGCGACAAGGTGTTAGTAGAGCGTACAGCCATCGAAAAGCTGAACATCAATGTGGAGAAGC CTCCCATGCTGATGTGTGCCAAGTGTCCTTTTGAATGCGAACAGGAAGCTGAGATGCGGAAGCATCTGAATGCGCATCATGGCATCAACGATGGCG TCTCTGTGCATGCCAACGAGGTGTTTATCATTCGCA AATTGCCTTTTGAGTGTCCACGCTGCATTCGCTCATTTGCGGCCAAGCGAACGCTGACCCGTCATTTGCAACGGAGTCATTTGGTGGACACAATCATTGAGATGCAGGCGCCTCAATTGACAACCAGCacggcggcaacaacaaccacatcaaCGGCTACAACAACACTGCCAAAGAATGACAGCGATGTGTGTGGTGAcaataaagcaacaacaatgcagcaGGAGTCCAACTTCATGGATACTTTGGATGACGATGGCAATGAAAAATGCG AAGACAGTATGATAAACAGTGACACAGGAATAGAAACGGATAATGAAGATATATGCACAAAACCATTAACAACAACGTCAGCAATAGGAACAGTAAAAACAGCTTTAAACGAGGACAATGCAACTGACACAAACACAGAAGAAGCAACATCCGCTGAAGTTGCATCTTCAACAAGGTCAGAATCATCGACACCACTTACAACATCAGAAACAGCAGATAAAGCACCAACAGTGGACTCAACACTCTTTCCACCACCTACGccctttgattttgatttagaTTTCATTGGCAATGATTCACATGCCACTTCGcttaagaacaacaacgataGCTTCAGCGTTATATCAAGCGTTCGTCAACTTTTAAACGGCAGCGACAAACTACTGACAGCTGCATTGGAGCCATCGCCTGTGAAAGACCTACGTCCGAGGCTGCCCCGTACTCCTATTTATGTGTGCAAGCAGTGTAACCAGACATTCGACGAGTTGGGTAAACTGCTGCAGCACGAAATGGATCAACACTCAAGCGGGACTGTGTCGGCGCGCAGAATCTACCAACATCAATGCAACATATGCAGCAGCTCATATCGAACGGTTACGCTGCTGAATTATCACATGAAAAGGCATGCACCTCGTAAAGTTCAATGTGAACAGTGCCCCAAGGAGTTTACGTCCAATTCGGAGATGGAGGAGCATGTGGGGTCGGAGCATGTTGAGTCGAAACAAGTGAAGTTGGAACATGTAAAGTCGGAGCAGTTAGAGTTGGGTAATGTGAAATCGGAGCATGCCAAAAAAATTGACTTGAAATGCGGAATCGATGGTTGCACCAAGACATTCAATTACAAACATCATCTAAAGCGTCATCAGACAGCTTCCCATACTCCCGTTCAGTATATATGTCCCAAGTGTGGACGCGATATGTTGACCAGTCTCAAACTGAGGCATCACATGTATATCCACAAaagcacacactcatacaaGTGTCCCAAGTGTGTGCGCACTTATATAAGAGGCAACAG TTTTCGAAGACACGCTTTGCGTGAACACAAATGGGATCCGACTGATGGCGAAATGGCCAACATATATTGCGTTAATGAAACACCGCCGTCGATGCAATATTCGATACGGGAACTAAGATCGGTGAATGTTGAAAATGAACAGTCGGATTAG